A genomic window from Sphingobacterium spiritivorum includes:
- a CDS encoding RNA polymerase sigma factor, with amino-acid sequence MILIGQDDYAGFTALYLRHIQELIQYARRLHTDEEESNDFVQEVFASLWMRRHELNLDTPLAWLYMSVRKQMLHSLRKQKNRDKYIENLASYLNPFYDPVLDVIQEKQVRDFIERETAKLPSKMQQIFRMSRQDFLSHREIAEELQLSEKTVKKQINNVLKIFRSKISPRQAEVIVIISYLLSEK; translated from the coding sequence ATGATATTAATTGGTCAGGATGATTATGCCGGTTTTACGGCATTGTATCTGAGACATATTCAGGAACTGATACAGTATGCCAGACGCCTTCATACCGATGAAGAAGAGTCTAATGATTTTGTGCAGGAGGTGTTTGCGTCTTTGTGGATGCGCAGACATGAGCTGAATCTGGATACACCCCTTGCCTGGTTGTATATGTCTGTACGCAAGCAGATGTTACACAGCCTTCGGAAACAAAAAAACAGAGACAAATACATTGAAAATTTAGCTTCTTACCTGAATCCTTTCTATGATCCGGTTTTGGATGTTATTCAGGAAAAACAAGTTCGGGATTTTATCGAAAGAGAAACCGCCAAGTTGCCGTCTAAGATGCAACAGATCTTTCGGATGAGCAGACAGGATTTTCTGTCACACAGAGAAATTGCGGAAGAACTTCAATTATCCGAAAAAACAGTTAAGAAGCAGATCAATAATGTCCTGAAAATCTTTCGTTCGAAAATCAGTCCGCGCCAGGCTGAAGTGATCGTTATCATCAGTTATCTGCTATCCGAAAAATAA
- a CDS encoding T9SS type B sorting domain-containing protein — protein MLRLSRYILSFLVALLLLLSEATAQQGQTLHIVKGKKVTLRADAEHALSYIWFKNNEPLNGFHDQRITVTEAGIYTVIALGEGCNSDLSDPVEIIVDPFGEDVEVNLEIRNLPDANTVQVGRKYNYQLMVLNNGNDPAHELVITFNIPREIEYVGPTGTYPGELFYQASSRQLIWKISEMEAGGSASLWINVEAISEGNAITMSKVTSREKDALTGDNEASSTVNIVFLNIPNIITPNGDGKNDSFVIKGLDTSARNKLTVFNRMGNEVYRSHQYQNDWSAIGLNQGTYFYILEVELPNGKIHINKGYVTVIRY, from the coding sequence ATGCTACGTCTGTCCCGATATATTTTATCTTTTCTGGTTGCACTGTTGCTTCTCTTATCAGAAGCAACGGCGCAACAGGGACAGACTTTGCATATTGTCAAAGGAAAAAAAGTCACTTTACGGGCTGATGCCGAGCACGCTTTGTCGTATATCTGGTTTAAGAATAATGAACCGCTAAACGGATTTCATGATCAGCGGATTACGGTGACAGAAGCTGGCATTTATACCGTTATTGCGTTGGGTGAAGGCTGTAATTCGGATCTTTCTGACCCGGTGGAAATTATAGTTGATCCGTTTGGAGAAGACGTAGAGGTCAATCTGGAGATACGAAATCTTCCGGACGCAAATACAGTACAGGTTGGTCGTAAGTACAATTATCAGCTTATGGTGCTCAACAATGGTAACGATCCGGCACATGAGTTGGTTATCACATTCAATATCCCTCGTGAAATCGAGTATGTAGGTCCAACGGGAACTTATCCGGGAGAATTATTTTATCAGGCAAGCAGCAGACAACTGATCTGGAAGATCAGTGAAATGGAAGCCGGGGGTTCTGCTTCGCTATGGATAAATGTAGAGGCTATTTCGGAAGGAAATGCCATTACTATGAGTAAAGTTACTTCAAGGGAGAAAGATGCACTTACGGGGGATAATGAAGCGAGCTCAACGGTAAATATTGTATTCCTGAATATTCCTAATATTATCACTCCTAACGGAGATGGCAAGAATGATTCCTTTGTTATTAAAGGACTGGATACCAGTGCCAGAAATAAACTGACTGTTTTCAACAGAATGGGTAATGAGGTGTACCGATCGCATCAATACCAAAATGACTGGAGTGCTATCGGTCTTAACCAAGGTACGTACTTCTATATCCTGGAGGTGGAGTTGCCAAACGGAAAAATCCATATCAATAAAGGATATGTCACTGTAATACGGTATTAG
- a CDS encoding immunoglobulin domain-containing protein has protein sequence MKLKWCYLICMLALLFYGMAETAYAQRVYANSFNSSSDVDLGCVLVVCGSVNNGGNAVSPTQIAANNPSTIVAPLVLSATMQNVRFTGANALPSYVTPVMVKLKMNASLLSLINSISLQRTNGNVSTAVGTEYSAGYLLDLLGIGGVGQQELTVILPVVGSAQANDGIRVKVGSAVSLGLSASLYYAYYIIPPAVTSATLNLCGNVAGSFTISNFQSGYTYKLYTAAVDGTEVSGVSTTTNTLAIPGTLATGTYYLEARETNTYPSARTPITIVRNTLPDAPTVANVTTCAGTSATLTVSSPVAGISYRWYTAASGGTALTTANSYTIANPSTTTTYYVEGFNATTGCISASRTAVTLTVNPLPAAPTAENVTTCAGISTTLSVSSPESGISYRWYTVASGGTALTTANNYTISNPTTTTTYYVEGYNAATGCISASRTAVTLTVNPLPAAPTIPNTITCAGTSATLSVSSPVAGISYRWYTVASGGTALTTANNYTISNPTTTTTYYVEGFNATTGCISASRTAVTLTVNPLPAVPTIPNMTTCAGTSATLSVSSPVAGISYRWYTAASGGTALTTSNSYTIANPSTTTTYYVEGFNATTGCISASRTAVTLTVNPLPAAPTIPNTITCAGTSATLSVSSPVAGISYRWYTAASGGTALTTSNSYTIANPSTTTTYYVEGFNATTGCISASRTAVTLTVNPLPAVPTIPNMTTCAGTSATLSISSPESGISYRWYTVASGGTALTTANSYTISNPTTTITYYVEGYNATTGCISASRTAVTLTVNPLPAAPTIPNLTTCAGTSATLTISSPVGGMTYNWYTVSTGGTSVNTGATYAIANPTTTTTYYVEAVSASGCISATRTDVTLTVNPLPAAPTIPNLTTCAGTSATLTISSPVGGMTYNWYTVSTGGTSVNTGATYAIANPTTTTTYYVEAVSASGCISATRTAVTLTVNPLPAAPTIPNLTTCAGTSATLTISSPVGGMTYNWYTVSTGGTSVNTGATYAISNPTTTTTYYVEAVSASGCISATRTAVALTVNPLPAAPTVPGKATCLGTTTTLSVSSPVAGATYRWYTSSTGGSSFFTGTDYTITNPTSTVTYYVEASNAGCVSTSRTAVMLTVNPLPVAPTVPNTATCSGTSVLLSVSSPVAGITYRWYSSANGGTVLNTGTNYIISNPTVTTTYYVEAFNATTGCTSSTRTAVTLTINPLPSITLSPSPRICEGDVNASLPFVVANGGNQYKITWDPGTPVSFQNVINWTDLTGNSITVSVPGNASYGVYTGKVSIYNSVNGCEGSLQSFSINIYPAQGKPHLTIQNIIN, from the coding sequence ATGAAGTTGAAATGGTGTTATCTGATCTGTATGCTTGCATTGCTATTCTATGGGATGGCAGAGACAGCGTATGCACAGCGGGTATATGCAAATAGTTTCAACTCCAGCTCCGATGTAGATCTCGGATGTGTGCTTGTTGTATGTGGAAGTGTGAATAATGGTGGAAATGCAGTTAGTCCAACTCAGATAGCAGCAAATAATCCCTCGACAATTGTAGCTCCGCTGGTATTATCGGCTACTATGCAGAATGTAAGATTTACAGGTGCTAATGCTTTGCCAAGCTATGTTACCCCGGTCATGGTCAAACTTAAAATGAATGCTTCTTTATTGAGTCTGATTAATTCCATCAGTCTGCAAAGAACGAATGGTAACGTAAGTACTGCGGTTGGTACAGAATATTCTGCGGGATATTTACTGGATCTTTTAGGAATAGGGGGAGTAGGACAGCAAGAATTAACAGTTATCTTACCTGTAGTCGGATCTGCTCAGGCTAATGATGGAATACGGGTGAAGGTTGGGTCTGCCGTATCTCTAGGCTTATCAGCCAGTCTCTATTATGCATATTATATCATTCCTCCAGCGGTTACTTCTGCTACATTAAATTTGTGTGGGAATGTCGCTGGTTCATTTACGATTAGTAATTTTCAATCCGGATATACCTATAAACTTTATACTGCAGCTGTAGATGGTACTGAAGTTTCCGGAGTGTCGACAACTACGAATACCTTAGCTATTCCGGGGACTTTGGCTACAGGAACATATTATCTGGAAGCGAGAGAGACAAATACTTATCCATCAGCAAGAACTCCTATTACAATTGTTCGAAATACATTACCGGATGCTCCGACAGTTGCAAATGTGACGACCTGTGCCGGTACGTCTGCCACACTTACGGTTAGTTCTCCAGTTGCGGGTATTAGCTATCGTTGGTATACAGCTGCTTCCGGAGGAACGGCTTTGACGACAGCAAATAGCTATACTATTGCGAATCCCTCGACTACCACCACCTATTATGTGGAGGGATTTAATGCGACTACGGGTTGTATCAGTGCGAGCCGTACAGCCGTGACTCTGACGGTAAATCCACTGCCTGCAGCTCCGACAGCTGAAAATGTGACAACATGTGCGGGTATTTCAACCACACTTTCCGTTAGTTCGCCTGAATCGGGTATTAGCTATCGTTGGTATACCGTTGCTTCCGGAGGAACGGCTTTGACCACAGCGAATAACTATACCATTTCCAATCCAACGACAACAACTACCTATTATGTCGAGGGATATAATGCGGCTACGGGTTGTATCAGTGCGAGCCGTACAGCCGTGACTCTGACGGTGAATCCGCTTCCTGCAGCTCCGACCATTCCTAATACGATAACATGTGCGGGTACTTCAGCCACACTTTCCGTTAGTTCTCCAGTTGCAGGTATTAGCTATCGTTGGTATACCGTTGCTTCCGGAGGAACGGCTTTGACCACAGCGAATAACTATACCATTTCCAATCCAACGACAACAACTACCTATTATGTCGAGGGATTTAATGCGACTACGGGCTGTATCAGTGCGAGCCGTACAGCCGTGACTCTGACGGTAAATCCACTACCTGCAGTTCCGACCATTCCTAATATGACAACATGTGCGGGTACTTCAGCCACACTTTCCGTTAGTTCTCCAGTTGCAGGTATTAGCTATCGGTGGTATACGGCTGCTTCCGGAGGAACGGCTTTGACCACATCAAATAGCTATACAATTGCGAATCCCTCGACTACCACCACCTATTATGTGGAGGGATTTAATGCGACTACGGGCTGTATCAGTGCGAGCCGTACAGCCGTGACTCTGACGGTGAATCCGCTTCCTGCAGCTCCGACCATTCCTAATACGATAACATGTGCGGGTACTTCAGCCACACTTTCCGTTAGTTCTCCAGTTGCAGGTATTAGCTATCGGTGGTATACGGCTGCTTCCGGAGGAACGGCTTTGACCACATCAAATAGCTATACAATTGCGAATCCCTCGACTACCACCACCTATTATGTGGAGGGATTTAATGCGACTACGGGCTGTATCAGTGCGAGCCGTACAGCCGTGACTCTGACGGTAAATCCACTACCTGCAGTTCCGACCATTCCTAATATGACAACATGTGCGGGTACTTCAGCCACACTTTCCATTAGTTCGCCTGAATCGGGTATTAGCTATCGTTGGTATACAGTTGCTTCCGGAGGAACGGCTTTGACCACAGCGAATAGCTATACAATTTCCAATCCGACAACAACAATTACGTATTATGTAGAGGGGTATAATGCGACTACGGGTTGTATCAGTGCGAGCCGTACAGCCGTGACTCTGACGGTTAATCCATTACCTGCAGCTCCTACTATTCCTAATCTAACGACTTGTGCAGGCACATCAGCTACTTTGACAATCAGTTCACCAGTGGGTGGAATGACATATAACTGGTATACAGTATCAACAGGAGGTACTTCTGTGAATACGGGTGCGACCTATGCGATTGCCAATCCAACCACGACCACGACTTATTATGTAGAAGCTGTAAGTGCTTCAGGCTGTATCAGTGCTACCCGTACAGATGTTACTCTGACGGTAAATCCTCTTCCTGCAGCTCCAACCATTCCTAATCTAACGACTTGTGCAGGCACATCAGCTACTTTGACAATCAGTTCACCAGTGGGTGGAATGACATATAACTGGTATACAGTGTCAACAGGAGGTACTTCTGTGAATACGGGTGCGACCTATGCGATTGCCAATCCAACCACGACCACGACTTATTATGTAGAAGCTGTAAGTGCTTCAGGCTGTATCAGTGCTACCCGTACAGCTGTTACTCTGACGGTTAATCCATTACCTGCAGCTCCTACTATTCCTAATCTAACGACTTGTGCAGGCACATCAGCTACTTTGACAATCAGTTCTCCAGTGGGTGGAATGACATATAACTGGTATACAGTATCAACAGGAGGTACTTCTGTGAATACGGGTGCGACCTATGCAATTTCCAATCCAACCACGACCACGACTTATTATGTAGAAGCTGTAAGTGCTTCAGGCTGTATCAGTGCTACCCGTACAGCTGTTGCTCTGACGGTAAATCCGCTTCCTGCAGCTCCTACAGTGCCGGGCAAAGCTACTTGTCTGGGAACTACAACTACTTTGTCTGTGTCGTCTCCGGTAGCCGGAGCAACGTATCGCTGGTATACAAGCTCTACAGGAGGGTCTTCATTTTTCACGGGAACGGATTACACCATTACTAATCCTACGTCTACGGTCACATATTATGTAGAGGCATCAAATGCGGGTTGTGTGAGTACTTCACGTACTGCAGTGATGCTGACCGTCAATCCGTTGCCTGTAGCGCCTACAGTTCCAAATACGGCCACCTGTTCGGGGACATCCGTTCTGTTATCGGTGAGTTCTCCTGTGGCCGGAATTACCTATCGCTGGTATTCTTCAGCTAATGGGGGTACGGTATTGAATACAGGAACAAATTATATTATTTCCAATCCTACTGTTACCACTACTTATTACGTCGAAGCCTTTAACGCAACAACAGGTTGTACGAGTTCGACCCGTACAGCCGTGACATTGACGATCAATCCTTTGCCTTCTATCACCTTGTCTCCTTCTCCGAGAATATGTGAAGGGGATGTCAACGCATCTTTGCCTTTTGTAGTCGCCAATGGGGGTAATCAATATAAAATTACCTGGGATCCGGGCACACCTGTATCTTTTCAAAACGTAATAAACTGGACAGATCTTACCGGCAATTCTATTACTGTCAGTGTTCCGGGAAATGCTTCATATGGTGTCTATACAGGTAAGGTCTCCATTTACAATTCTGTGAATGGTTGCGAAGGATCATTGCAGTCATTCAGCATCAATATATACCCCGCTCAGGGAAAACCGCATTTAACAATTCAAAATATTATCAATTAA
- a CDS encoding group III truncated hemoglobin, which produces MAKQDIRTLEDVKLLVNTFYGRVQKDTLIGPIFNAILDGRWEAHLEKMYGFWQTLLLDQHSYFGSPFPPHATLPVEADHFDAWLNLWTNTVREFFEGEKAEEAILRGEKMATMFLSKIMYYRNTNARPLS; this is translated from the coding sequence ATGGCAAAACAGGATATCAGAACACTGGAAGATGTTAAATTGTTGGTCAATACATTTTACGGTCGCGTACAAAAGGATACACTTATAGGACCTATTTTTAATGCGATTCTGGATGGTCGCTGGGAAGCTCATCTGGAAAAAATGTATGGTTTCTGGCAGACGCTTTTACTGGATCAGCATAGCTATTTCGGCAGTCCGTTTCCTCCTCATGCAACTTTGCCTGTTGAAGCGGATCATTTTGATGCCTGGCTAAACCTTTGGACAAATACGGTGCGCGAATTTTTTGAAGGAGAGAAAGCGGAAGAAGCTATCTTGAGAGGAGAAAAAATGGCAACGATGTTCCTTTCTAAAATTATGTATTATCGAAATACGAATGCCAGACCTTTAAGCTGA
- a CDS encoding cupin domain-containing protein — translation MAIQTDQSTVYHNAIRSIYEHLQYGAEKPDIKVILETSATKEIRICMKNNQLMKTHKSPFPIVIHVVQGAVRLGIATEIYDMKSGDMIGMEGNIPHDLTATEDTIIRLSISHSDTAKRVQEVVNTGE, via the coding sequence ATGGCTATTCAAACCGATCAATCAACCGTATATCATAATGCTATACGATCTATTTATGAACATCTGCAATATGGTGCTGAAAAACCGGATATCAAGGTTATTCTGGAAACTTCAGCCACTAAGGAAATACGCATTTGCATGAAGAACAACCAACTGATGAAAACGCATAAAAGTCCGTTCCCTATAGTTATTCATGTCGTACAAGGTGCAGTAAGATTGGGTATAGCCACTGAAATCTATGACATGAAAAGCGGCGATATGATCGGAATGGAGGGTAATATTCCACATGATCTCACAGCAACTGAAGATACAATCATCAGACTTTCCATTAGTCATTCGGATACAGCAAAACGTGTTCAGGAAGTAGTAAACACAGGTGAATAA
- a CDS encoding RrF2 family transcriptional regulator codes for MGIFSKTCEYALRAVMYIAQCSQQGEKVGIREIAEAIKSPEAFLGKILQQLSKEGLIRSAKGPNGGFYMTPEDTKRPLADIVSSIDGVQLFEGCAMGLDYCSKENPCPLHHDFKKIRKKLFVMLQETSIGQFNMDLIKGNFTLSK; via the coding sequence ATGGGGATTTTTTCAAAAACCTGTGAGTATGCGCTTCGCGCAGTGATGTATATAGCTCAGTGCAGTCAGCAAGGAGAAAAGGTCGGCATACGGGAAATTGCAGAAGCGATCAAATCACCCGAAGCTTTTCTGGGAAAGATTCTGCAGCAACTCAGTAAAGAAGGACTGATCCGGTCAGCCAAAGGTCCGAACGGCGGCTTCTATATGACCCCGGAAGACACAAAACGACCACTGGCAGATATTGTAAGCAGTATTGACGGTGTGCAGCTGTTTGAAGGATGTGCAATGGGACTCGATTACTGCTCCAAGGAAAACCCCTGCCCTTTACATCATGATTTCAAAAAGATAAGAAAAAAGTTATTCGTAATGTTGCAAGAAACAAGTATAGGACAGTTTAACATGGATCTGATCAAGGGTAATTTCACCTTATCAAAATAA
- a CDS encoding S41 family peptidase gives MKSLCHLRSAIILSTLAISLFTGCKKEDDPAPAGTHKAVNQWIMSQMKHYYYWNNQLPSGKTDESSPDIYFKSLLVPQDHFSSILQTKNTSTYGNTLANTFGFDFIQISQNGSIHNIISQVVPYSQAQQSGLSRGDTITAWNNQFLAPSNVSDLTQKALSRNTLRLTLQSGVTLQLASAYIAQPVVYTHRIIQQQDKTYGYIYLSQFDFSGAYDLIRVAEDFRQKKITELILDMRYNAGGQVSFAAFCSLLLAKVQADDTFLMYQGNASLGLQRLSFAQSLSRQPDGYSFTAEELRSKSLQLGRIHILSTSYTASAAELLINNLSPYVEIIHIGETTMGKDMASVTLTSPDNINGSAESWHILPLVYKLYNKNNKGDYSEGLIPQYAVSDHNSLPLYPFGSEQDPYVAFALSRSSSSRNTSLQKAAVSKEGQLLYHSDTKGYKPIILSE, from the coding sequence ATGAAAAGTCTGTGTCATCTTCGTTCTGCTATCATACTTTCTACACTTGCAATCAGCCTGTTTACAGGCTGTAAAAAAGAAGATGACCCCGCTCCTGCCGGAACACATAAAGCCGTCAATCAGTGGATAATGTCTCAGATGAAGCACTACTATTACTGGAACAATCAGCTTCCCTCCGGTAAGACGGATGAGAGCTCACCCGACATCTATTTCAAATCACTGCTGGTTCCGCAGGATCACTTTTCCTCCATTCTGCAAACCAAAAACACCAGTACATACGGGAATACCCTGGCGAATACTTTTGGCTTTGATTTTATCCAGATTTCTCAAAACGGATCCATTCACAATATCATCAGTCAGGTAGTCCCCTATTCTCAGGCTCAGCAATCCGGGCTCTCCAGAGGAGATACAATTACGGCATGGAATAATCAATTTCTTGCTCCCTCCAATGTTTCAGATCTTACACAGAAAGCACTTAGCAGAAATACACTCCGGCTAACTCTGCAGTCCGGAGTAACATTACAACTGGCATCTGCCTATATCGCTCAGCCCGTAGTATACACACACCGCATCATCCAACAGCAGGACAAAACCTATGGGTATATATACCTTAGTCAATTTGATTTCAGCGGAGCTTATGATCTTATACGGGTTGCAGAAGACTTCAGGCAGAAAAAAATAACAGAGTTAATACTGGATATGCGATACAATGCCGGCGGACAGGTATCTTTCGCAGCATTTTGCTCCCTGCTCCTGGCAAAAGTGCAGGCAGATGATACTTTCCTTATGTATCAGGGCAATGCTTCTTTAGGTTTGCAGCGCCTGAGTTTTGCGCAGTCACTCAGCAGGCAACCTGACGGATACAGCTTTACTGCAGAAGAGCTGCGTTCAAAAAGCCTTCAACTCGGCAGAATCCACATCTTAAGTACTTCCTATACGGCCTCAGCAGCAGAATTGCTAATTAACAACTTAAGCCCATACGTAGAAATTATACACATCGGAGAGACAACAATGGGTAAAGATATGGCCTCTGTCACATTGACTTCGCCGGATAATATCAACGGCTCTGCCGAAAGCTGGCATATCCTTCCTCTGGTCTACAAATTGTACAACAAAAACAATAAAGGCGATTACAGTGAAGGCCTGATCCCCCAATATGCCGTCTCTGACCACAATTCTTTACCCTTGTATCCGTTTGGATCCGAACAGGACCCATATGTAGCCTTTGCCCTTAGCAGATCTTCCTCTTCCCGGAATACATCTTTGCAAAAAGCAGCTGTCAGCAAGGAGGGACAATTACTTTATCACTCCGATACTAAAGGGTACAAGCCAATTATCCTTTCCGAATAA